A genomic region of Raphanus sativus cultivar WK10039 unplaced genomic scaffold, ASM80110v3 Scaffold0146, whole genome shotgun sequence contains the following coding sequences:
- the LOC108834382 gene encoding uncharacterized protein LOC108834382, with protein sequence MLVAWRALVWFSQAVPRHSFMTWLAFKNRLSTAGRLFGPVITPDWDDTIASLLQTGRNRIDSVLMRMAFQTVLYAIWRERNTRRHGEAGITVEKFTRAIDKQIRNRISSLRYSPGHPLEDLRRRWFQLSS encoded by the exons ATGCTGGTTGCCTGGAGGGCGCTGGTGTGGTTTAGTCAGGCAGTTCCTCGCCACTCGTTTATGACTTGGTTAGCCTTCAAAAACCGTCTCTCTACTG CAGGGAGATTATTTGGACCAGTGATTACACCAGATTGGGATGACACGATAGCCTCACTCCTTCAGACAGGGCGCAACCGCATTGATTCAGTTCTCATGCGCATGGCGTTTCAGACAGTCTTGTACGCTATTTGGAGGGAGCGCAACACACGTCGTCATGGAGAAGCTGGGATCACCGTGGAGAAGTTTACTCGTGCTATTGACAAACAGATAAGGAATCGTATCTCGTCACTTCGGTATTCCCCAGGGCACCCTCTTGAAGATCTTCGCAGGCGATGGTTTCAACTTAGTTCCTAG
- the LOC108863102 gene encoding uncharacterized protein LOC108863102: MPFTMKIQPIDIDSPAVAKPVLKSRLKRLFDRPFRSAASEKPFPGGGEAQSAAEFEPSSVCLTKMVQNFLEENNEKQAKCGRNRCNCFNGNNDSSSDDESDLFASDHLKSLLTCATVAEINLLADATKIVDKNNKSVKRKEDMRKIVNEGLLSLHYDSSICKSKWDKSPSFPAGEYEYIDVIVGGERLLIDVDFKSEFDIARQTNGYKALFQSLPFVFVGKSDRLSQIVALISEAAKESLKKRGMHLPPWRKAEYMRSKWMSSYTRATGNAEELPVAAAAAEMEVGCAELELVFEERSLSPGVINSSSSSLLSVEGGGDDVAVEREVKAVVTGLALLFKEKP, encoded by the exons ATGCCGTTTACGATGAAGATCCAACCGATTGATATCGATTCACCTGCCGTAGCTAAACCGGTGCTCAAATCTCGCCTCAAACGTCTCTTTGATCGGCCGTTCAGGAGCGCAGCCTCCGAGAAACCGTTCCCCGGTGGTGGTGAAGCTCAATCCGCGGCGGAGTTCGAGCCGAGCTCCGTTTGTTTAACGAAGATGGTTCAGAACTTCTTAGAGGAGAACAACGAGAAGCAAGCCAAATGTGGGCGTAACCGCTGCAACTGCTTTAACGGCAACAACGATAGCTCATCCGATGATGAATCAGATCTCTTCGCCTCTGATCATCTCAAG AGCTTGCTCACGTGCGCAACCGTCGCTGAGATAAACCTCTTAGCCGACGCGACTAAGATTGTGGATAAGAACAACAAATCAGTCAAACGAAAAGAAGATATGAGGAAGATCGTCAACGAAGGACTCTTATCTCTTCACTACGACTCTTCGATCTGCAAATCGAAATGGGACAAGTCTCCGTCGTTCCCAGCCGGCGAATACGAGTACATAGACGTGATCGTCGGAGGAGAACGGTTGTTGATCGACGTCGATTTCAAATCGGAGTTCGACATCGCGAGGCAGACGAACGGTTACAAGGCGCTGTTTCAGTCTCTGCCGTTCGTCTTCGTCGGGAAATCCGATCGGCTGAGTCAGATCGTTGCGTTGATCTCCGAGGCGGCGAAGGAGAGCTTGAAGAAGAGAGGAATGCATCTGCCTCCGTGGAGGAAGGCTGAGTACATGCGATCTAAGTGGATGTCGTCGTATACCAGAGCCACCGGGAACGCTGAGGAGCTGCCTGTTGCGGCGGCCGCGGCGGAGATGGAGGTAGGTTGTGCAGAGCTTGAGCTGGTTTTTGAGGAGAGGTCTTTGTCTCCGGGAGTGATTaactcttcctcctcttccttgCTGTCTGTTGAAGGCGGTGGTGATGACGTGGCGGTGGAGAGAGAAGTGAAAGCCGTCGTCACCGGTTTAGCTTTACTCTTCAAGGAAAAGCcctaa